Proteins co-encoded in one Synechococcus elongatus PCC 6301 genomic window:
- a CDS encoding peptidylprolyl isomerase, whose amino-acid sequence MTQAILETEKGTIRLQFFDNDAPNTVANFVKLSQDGFYDGLTFHRVIPGFMSQGGCPHGTGTGGPGYKIPCEINDNPHLAGTLSMAHAGRNTGGSQFFICHEPQPHLDGVHTTFGQTEDDESLKVVRSLRNGDRILSVKIVTDAA is encoded by the coding sequence ATGACCCAAGCCATTCTGGAAACCGAGAAAGGCACGATCCGCCTGCAATTTTTTGACAACGACGCGCCGAACACGGTTGCTAACTTTGTGAAGCTCTCGCAAGATGGCTTCTACGATGGGCTGACCTTCCACCGCGTCATTCCTGGGTTTATGAGCCAGGGCGGCTGCCCCCATGGGACTGGCACCGGCGGCCCCGGCTACAAAATCCCCTGTGAAATCAACGATAATCCCCACCTAGCCGGAACGCTGTCGATGGCCCATGCGGGTCGGAATACGGGTGGCAGCCAGTTCTTTATCTGCCATGAGCCCCAGCCCCATTTGGACGGCGTGCATACGACCTTTGGGCAGACCGAAGATGACGAGAGCCTGAAAGTAGTGCGATCGCTGCGCAATGGCGATCGCATTCTCTCCGTCAAAATCGTGACCGATGCTGCCTAG